TTCGGTCAGTCCGGTTATGAGCAAAGCCGGCACGTGTCAAACGCAAAATGCGCGCTCTTGCTCCCCGCCTCCGCTGCGGCTATCGCCTAGGGCCGGGATTGCATTGCCGAGGAGGTCCAGCATGATCATCGCCGTCGACGGACCCGCCGCTTCCGGCAAGGGCACCCTGGCCTCGGGGCTCGCCCGTCATTATCGCCTGCCCCATCTCGATACCGGCCTGCTTTATCGCGCCGTGGGCCTGGCGGTGGCTGGCAAGGAAGACCGGCCGGACCTGGAAGAAGCGGCGATTGCGGCGGCCCGGACGCTCGATGCCGCCCATCTCGCCGATCTGGATGCCCTGACCGCCGCCGAAACCGGTGTCCTGGCGTCCAAAGTGGCGGTGATTGCCGAGGTGCGGGCGGCCCTGTTCGACTTTCAGCGCAATTTCGCCCTGCAGCCGGACGGGGCGGTGCTGGACGGCCGTGATATCGGCACGAAAATCTGCCCCGACGCCGACGTGAAACTCTTCATCCAGGCCGACAGCAAGGCGCGGATGGAGCGGCGGGCCAAGCAATTGGAAGCACGGGGCATCGTGGTCGACCGTTATGCGCTTTATCACCAGATCGAAGAGCGCGATGCCCGCGACATGCTCAATCCGCATGGCGGCTTTTACAAAGCGGACGACGCGCACTTGCTTGATACGACGCTTCTCGATATAGAGGCCGCACTCCGCGCTGCCATCGAGATTGTCGATCGGACCATGGCGCTCAAGGCAGGGGGCCAAACCTCCTAATTTCCTCCTTGGGGCCGGACACCGCTGCAATCGGTTCAATCGCTGGCCCGGAACCAGACATAAATCTATCGTCCTGTTCTTAGAAGCGGTGCTCCGTGCGCCGGCTTCGGCATTGCCGAAGCGGACCCGTATTCGGGCAGGATGCAAACCCCCAACCACCGGCGCAACGGAGAAAGAATTTGGCACAGCAGACTGTGACGAAAGACGATTTTGAATCGATGCTTCTCGACTCCTTTGTCGACAACGATGCCGCTGAAGGCACCGTCGTCAAGGGCAAGGTCGTCGCCATCGAAAAGGACCTCGCGATCATCGATGTGGGTCTGAAGACCGAAGGCCGCGTGCCGCTGAAGGAATTCGGCCAGGCCGGCCGCGACGGCACCATCGCCGTCGGCTCGGAAGTGGAAGTTTATGTCGACCGCGTCGAGAACGCGATGGGCGAGGCCGTCCTCTCCCGCGAAAAGGCTCGCCGCGAAGAGAGCTGGGTCAAGCTCGAAGAGAAGTACAACGCCAATGAGCGCGTTGAAGGCACCATCTTCAACCAGGTCAAGGGTGGCTTCACCGTCGATCTGGAAGGCGCCGTGGCCTTCCTGCCGCGTTCGCAGGTCGATATCCGCCCGATTCGCGATATCGCCCCGCTCATGAACGTGCCGCAGCCGTTCCAGATCCTCAAGATGGACAAGCGCCGCGGCAATATCGTCGTCTCGCGTCGCGCCATTCTCGAGGAATCGCGCGCCGAACAGCGCTCCGAAATCGTCCAGCAGCTCGAAGAGGGCCAGGTTGTCGACGGCGTGGTCAAGAACATCACCGATTATGGTGCCTTCGTCGACCTGGGCGGCATTGACGGCCTGCTGCACGTCACCGATATCGCCTGGCGCCGCGTCAACCACCCGTCCGAAGTGCTCACCATCGGCGAGACCATCAAGGTCCAGATCGTGCGCATCAACCATGAGAGCCACCGCATCTCGCTGGGCATGAAGCAGCTCCAGGCCGATCCCTGGGAAGGCATCGAAGCCAAGTACCCGATCGGCGCCAAGTTCTCCGGCCGCGTGACCAATATCACCGATTACGGCGCTTTCGTCGAATTGGAGCCGGGCATCGAAGGCCTGATCCACGTTTCGGAAATGAGCTGGACCAAGAAGAACGTCCATCCGGGCAAGATCGTCTCGACCTCCCAGGAAGTCGACGTGGTGGTGCTCGAAGTCGATCCCGACAAGCGCCGCATCTCGCTGGGCCTCAAGCAGACCCTGCAGAATCCGTGGGAAGCCTTTGCCGAGACCAACCCGATCGGTTCCACCATCGAAGGCGAAGTCAAGAACAAGACCGAGTTCGGCCTGTTCATCGGCCTCGAAGGCGATGTGGACGGCATGGTCCACCTGTCCGACCTCGACTGGCAGAAGTCCGGCGAAATCGCGCTCGACGACTACAATCGTGGCGACATGGTCAAGGCCAAGGTTCTCGACATCGATGTCGACAAGGAACGCATCAGCCTGGGCATCAAGCAGCTCGCTGCCGATGAACTGGCCGATACCGGCTCGTCCGACGGTTCGGGCCTGCGCAAGAACGCCGTGGTCACCACCGAAGTGGTGGAAGTCAACGATGGCGGCATCGAAGTGCGCATTGCCGACAGCGACGTGACCGCCTTCATCCGCCGCGCCGATCTCAGCCGCGATCGCAACGACCAGCGCCCCGAGCGCTTCGCCAAGGGCGACAAGGTCGATGCCCGCGTCACCCAGTACGACCGCAAGACCGGCCGCATCCAGCTCTCGATCAAGGCGCTGGAAATTGCCGAAGAACGCGAAGCCGTGGCCAATTTCGGCTCCTCGGATTCGGGTGCTTCGCTCGGCGACATCCTGGGCGCCGCCCTCAAGGACCGCGAGCAGAAGTAAGTCTTCTGGCTGTGTAAATCCTCTGACCCGCGCCTATCCGGCGCGGGTCTTTTTCGTTTCTGGAGATCACAAAAGGTGCTCAAGGATGTCGCCTGGCGGGCGATGAGCGGCTATGACGGCGCCGCCGTCTTCGCCATCGCCAGACAGGTTCACCCCGGCTTCTTCGAGGCCGAGGCGGTGCTGGCGGAAAAATTCACGCTTTACCGTAATGGCTGCTATGTGCTGGATGTGGGCGAAAAGCCGGCCGGCTACGTGCTGAGCCATCCCTGGAGGCTGGGAGACCTGCCGGCGCTCGATACGCTGCTGGGCGCGCTGCCGGCCGATGCCGATACGTTTTACATCCACGACCTGGCCTTGTTGCCGCTGACGCGCGGCATCGGCGCAGCCGGGCACATCGTCGCGGCCCTGACCAAGCATGCAATGGCCATGGGATTTCCGACCATGAGCCTGGTGGCGGTCAACAATTCGCTCGCCTTCTGGACCCGCCAAGGCTTCATGGTGGAGACGCGCCCGGAACTGGCGGAAAAGCTGGGCGGCTACGGAAGCGAGGCGCGCTATATGGTCAAGCGCCTGGTCTGAGGCCACAGGCGTTGCGCGGTTACCGCCGCTTGACGGTTTGCCCCGGCTTTGGCAGGTTGGCGCTGCCCTGCAAAAGGTGTTGGGGCCAAGACCGGAGCCTTTGATGATCAAGTCCGAACTTGTCGAAAAGCTCGCTGCGGAGAACCCGCATCTGTTCCAGCGCGACATCGAGAATATCGTCAACGCCATTCTGGACGAGATCGGCGATGCCATGGCGCGCGGCGATCGCGTGGAGTTGAGGGGGTTCGGGGCATTTTCGGTCAAGAACCGTCCCGCCCGCGTGGGCCGCAATCCGCGCACCGGCGAACAGGTCGATGTCGGCGAGAAATACGTGCCCCAGTTCAAGGCCGGCAAGGAAATCCGCGAGCGGCTCAACCGCTCGTAGGCGCTGGCACCGGCAGGGGCCTTAACTGGGAGACCTTATGGTCAACAGGATTGTCGGCTGGCTGATACTGGTCCCGTTTTGCGGGCTGCTGATCGCCTTTGCCCTGGCCAATCGCCATCTGGTCAGCGTCAATCTCAATCCGTTCCTCGCGCCGGCCGAAGCCGGATCGGGGGGCTATGGCATCCCGCTGTTCATCGTGCTCTATGTCGTGCTGCTGATCGGGGTGCTGCTGGGCGGCATCGCCTCCTGGTTCGCACAGGGCCATCACCGCCGCCGCGAACGCCATTGGCGACGCGAGGCTCAGCAATTGAGCCAGGAACTCGAGGCGCAGCGCCGCAAGGCTGGCCCGGCGCCGGCTTCGCCGATGAGCGATGTCGACGACATGCTGGAAACGCGGTGATCAACGGCGCCGTGTGGCCCGATTATTCTTCTCTATCTCTGCGAGGCCCCATGATGGGCGAACCCGTGATCATCAAAATCTGTGGCATCAAGACTTATGACCTGCTCGACGCCGTCATCGAGGCGGGCGCCGACATGGTCGGTTTCATGCATTTCCAGCGCTCGCCCCGCCATGTCTCGATCGAGGATCTGGCCGGATTGATCTCGGCGGCGCGCGGCCAGGTGCAAAGCTGCGTGGTTTTGGTCAATCCCGACAATTCCTGCGTGGCGGAGGTCGCGGCGCTCGGTCCCGACTGGATCCAGCTCCATGGCCCGGAAACCCCGCATCGCGTGGCGGCGATCCGCGCCGAGGCCGGCGTCGAGATCATGAAGGCGCTGCCGATCGGCTCGGCCGAGGACGTCGCCCATATTGCCGCTTTCACCGAGGTAGCCGACCGTATCCTGGTCGACGCCAAGCCGCCCAAACATGCCGACAGGCCGGGCGGTCTCGGCGAGCGCTTCGACTGGTCGCTCCTCAAGGCGCTTGACCCCTCCGTGCCCTTCATGCTTTCGGGAGGCCTGACGCCGGACAATGCGGCCGAGGCCATCGCGGCGGTGCAGCCGTTCGGGGTGGATGTCTCTTCGGGTGTGGAAACCGCGCCGGGCGTCAAGAACAAGAAGCTGATCGAGGCGTTCATCCGCAACGCCCGGGCGGCCGGCTGAACTGAATTATCGCGAGACCTCTTGGTGAGCTTGTCGAACCACGAGGCCGGCGGGCACAGACCTCGTCGGAGAACGCCGAGCAAGTTAGGACTTTCCTTGATGGACGGCACCAATTCCCTGCGCAATGGCCCGGACGAGCATGGGCGTTTCGGCATTTATGGCGGGCGCTTTGTCGCCGAGACGCTGATGCCGCTGATCCTCGACCTCGAAAAGGAATATCGCGCCGCCAAGGCCGATCCGGCCTACGCGGCCGAGCTCGGGGACCTGGCGGTCCACTATACCGGCCGCCCCAGCCCGCTCTATTTCGCCCGGCGCGTCACCGAGCATCTGGGCGGCGCCAAAGTGTTCCTCAAGCGCGAAGAGCTCAACCATACGGGCTCGCACAAGATCAACAATTGCCTCGGCCAGATTCTGCTGGCCAAGCGCATGGGCAAGACCCGCATCATTGCCGAGACCGGCGCCGGTCAGCACGGCGTCGCTACCGCCACGGTCTGCGCCAAGTTCGACCTGCCCTGCACCATCTTCATGGGCGCCACCGATGTCGAGCGGCAGATGCCCAATGTGCTGCGCATGCGCATGCTGGGCGCCGAGGTCCGGGCGGTCACCGCCGGCGCCGGCACCCTCAAGGACGCCATGAACGAGGCGCTGCGCGACTGGGTCACCAATGTCGACAGCACCTATTATCTGATCGGCACGGCGGCGGGACCGCATCCCTATCCGGAAATGGTGCGCGATTTTCAGTCGGTGATCGGCACCGAGATCAAGGAGCAATTCCTAGCCCAGGAGGGCAAGCTGCCCGATGCGGTGGTCGCCTGCGTGGGCGGTGGCTCCAACGCCATCGGCACCTTCCATGCCTTCCTCGATGACCGCGACGTCGCCCTTTACGGCGCCGAGGCCGGCGGCCACGGCATCGCCGTCGAGAACGGGCACGCCGCGTCGATGACCGGCGGGCGCCCCGGCGTGCTGCATGGCAACCGCACCTATCTGCTACAGGATGAAGACGGACAGATTCTGGAAGGCCATTCCATCTCGGCCGGCCTCGATTATCCCGGCGTCGGCCCCGAACATTCCTTCCTGCACGACAGCAAGCGCGTCACCTATGCGCCGGTGACCGACAATGAAGCCCTGGACGCCTTCCAGCTGTTGACCCGCCTCGAGGGCATCATTCCGGCGCTGGAATCGGCGCATGGCCTGGCACAATTGATGAAGGTGGCGCCGAATATGGGCAAGGACCAGTCCATCGTCCTCTGTCTCTCGGGCCGTGGCGACAAGGACGTGGAAAGCGTCGGCAAATATCTCGGGATGCTGAAATAATGACCACCCGCATCGACCGGCGTTTCGCCGAGCTCAAAGCCCAGAACCGCCCCGCCCTCGTGACCTATATCATGGCCGGCGATCCAGACCTCGCCACCGGCCAGGCTATTCTCAATGCCCTACCCCAGGCGGGCTCGGACATTATCGAGCTGGGCCTGCCCTTTTCCGATCCGATGGCCGATGGCGTCGCCATCCAGCTCGGCGGCCAGCGCGCCCTGGCGGCGGGACAGACGCTGCTCGGCGTCCTCGGCATGGTCGAGGAATTCCGCCGCAAGGACGAGACCACGCCCATCGTGCTGATGGGCTATTACAATCCCATCTACAATTTCGGCGTCGACAAATTCCTCGCGGCAGCCAAGGAAGCGGGCATCGATGGCCTGATCGTGGTCGACCTGCCGCCCGAAGAAGATGCGGAATTGTGCCTTCCCGCGCTGCGGGCCGGGATCAATTTCATCCGCCTCACCACCCCGACCACCGACGACAAGCGCCTGCCGGCCGTA
This genomic stretch from Devosia sp. YIM 151766 harbors:
- a CDS encoding (d)CMP kinase, with translation MIIAVDGPAASGKGTLASGLARHYRLPHLDTGLLYRAVGLAVAGKEDRPDLEEAAIAAARTLDAAHLADLDALTAAETGVLASKVAVIAEVRAALFDFQRNFALQPDGAVLDGRDIGTKICPDADVKLFIQADSKARMERRAKQLEARGIVVDRYALYHQIEERDARDMLNPHGGFYKADDAHLLDTTLLDIEAALRAAIEIVDRTMALKAGGQTS
- the trpB gene encoding tryptophan synthase subunit beta → MDGTNSLRNGPDEHGRFGIYGGRFVAETLMPLILDLEKEYRAAKADPAYAAELGDLAVHYTGRPSPLYFARRVTEHLGGAKVFLKREELNHTGSHKINNCLGQILLAKRMGKTRIIAETGAGQHGVATATVCAKFDLPCTIFMGATDVERQMPNVLRMRMLGAEVRAVTAGAGTLKDAMNEALRDWVTNVDSTYYLIGTAAGPHPYPEMVRDFQSVIGTEIKEQFLAQEGKLPDAVVACVGGGSNAIGTFHAFLDDRDVALYGAEAGGHGIAVENGHAASMTGGRPGVLHGNRTYLLQDEDGQILEGHSISAGLDYPGVGPEHSFLHDSKRVTYAPVTDNEALDAFQLLTRLEGIIPALESAHGLAQLMKVAPNMGKDQSIVLCLSGRGDKDVESVGKYLGMLK
- a CDS encoding phosphoribosylanthranilate isomerase, with translation MMGEPVIIKICGIKTYDLLDAVIEAGADMVGFMHFQRSPRHVSIEDLAGLISAARGQVQSCVVLVNPDNSCVAEVAALGPDWIQLHGPETPHRVAAIRAEAGVEIMKALPIGSAEDVAHIAAFTEVADRILVDAKPPKHADRPGGLGERFDWSLLKALDPSVPFMLSGGLTPDNAAEAIAAVQPFGVDVSSGVETAPGVKNKKLIEAFIRNARAAG
- a CDS encoding lipopolysaccharide assembly protein LapA domain-containing protein, with protein sequence MVNRIVGWLILVPFCGLLIAFALANRHLVSVNLNPFLAPAEAGSGGYGIPLFIVLYVVLLIGVLLGGIASWFAQGHHRRRERHWRREAQQLSQELEAQRRKAGPAPASPMSDVDDMLETR
- the rpsA gene encoding 30S ribosomal protein S1, with amino-acid sequence MAQQTVTKDDFESMLLDSFVDNDAAEGTVVKGKVVAIEKDLAIIDVGLKTEGRVPLKEFGQAGRDGTIAVGSEVEVYVDRVENAMGEAVLSREKARREESWVKLEEKYNANERVEGTIFNQVKGGFTVDLEGAVAFLPRSQVDIRPIRDIAPLMNVPQPFQILKMDKRRGNIVVSRRAILEESRAEQRSEIVQQLEEGQVVDGVVKNITDYGAFVDLGGIDGLLHVTDIAWRRVNHPSEVLTIGETIKVQIVRINHESHRISLGMKQLQADPWEGIEAKYPIGAKFSGRVTNITDYGAFVELEPGIEGLIHVSEMSWTKKNVHPGKIVSTSQEVDVVVLEVDPDKRRISLGLKQTLQNPWEAFAETNPIGSTIEGEVKNKTEFGLFIGLEGDVDGMVHLSDLDWQKSGEIALDDYNRGDMVKAKVLDIDVDKERISLGIKQLAADELADTGSSDGSGLRKNAVVTTEVVEVNDGGIEVRIADSDVTAFIRRADLSRDRNDQRPERFAKGDKVDARVTQYDRKTGRIQLSIKALEIAEEREAVANFGSSDSGASLGDILGAALKDREQK
- the trpA gene encoding tryptophan synthase subunit alpha; translation: MTTRIDRRFAELKAQNRPALVTYIMAGDPDLATGQAILNALPQAGSDIIELGLPFSDPMADGVAIQLGGQRALAAGQTLLGVLGMVEEFRRKDETTPIVLMGYYNPIYNFGVDKFLAAAKEAGIDGLIVVDLPPEEDAELCLPALRAGINFIRLTTPTTDDKRLPAVLANTSGFVYYVSMTGVTGSAIKSRGAVGEAVERIKAHTDLPVAVGFGIKTAEDAAEIGRHADGIVVGTVLVDAVANSLADGRATDRTVSAVRDLVTDLAAGVRRARG
- a CDS encoding integration host factor subunit beta, with the protein product MIKSELVEKLAAENPHLFQRDIENIVNAILDEIGDAMARGDRVELRGFGAFSVKNRPARVGRNPRTGEQVDVGEKYVPQFKAGKEIRERLNRS
- a CDS encoding GNAT family N-acetyltransferase, which encodes MLKDVAWRAMSGYDGAAVFAIARQVHPGFFEAEAVLAEKFTLYRNGCYVLDVGEKPAGYVLSHPWRLGDLPALDTLLGALPADADTFYIHDLALLPLTRGIGAAGHIVAALTKHAMAMGFPTMSLVAVNNSLAFWTRQGFMVETRPELAEKLGGYGSEARYMVKRLV